Proteins encoded within one genomic window of Eleutherodactylus coqui strain aEleCoq1 chromosome 1, aEleCoq1.hap1, whole genome shotgun sequence:
- the MAB21L1 gene encoding putative nucleotidyltransferase MAB21L1, whose translation MIAAQAKLVYHLNKYYNEKCQARKVAIAKTIREVCKVVSDVLKEVEVQEPRFISSLNEMDNRFEGLEVISPTEFEVVLYLNQMGVFNFVDDGSLPGCAVLKLSDGRKRSMSLWVEFITASGYLSARKIRSRFQTLVAQAVDKCSYRDVVKMVADTSEVKLRIRDRYIVQITPAFKCTGIWPRSAAHWPLPHIPWPGPNRVAEVKAEGFNLLSKECHTLAGKQSSAESDAWVLQFAEAENRLQLGGCRKKCLSVLKTLRDRHLELPGQPLNNYHMKTLVSYECEKHPRESDWDESCLGDRLNGILLQLISCLQCRRCPHYFLPNLDLFQGKPHSALENAAKQTWRLAREILTNPKSLEKL comes from the coding sequence ATGATCGCTGCCCAGGCCAAGCTGGTGTACCACCTCAACAAGTACTACAATGAGAAGTGCCAGGCCAGGAAGGTGGCCATCGCCAAGACCATCCGGGAGGTGTGCAAGGTGGTGTCCGACGTCCTCAAGGAGGTGGAGGTGCAGGAGCCCCGCTTCATCAGCTCCCTCAACGAGATGGACAACCGCTTCGAGGGGCTGGAGGTCATCTCACCCACGGAGTTCGAGGTGGTCCTCTACCTAAATCAGATGGGGGTCTTCAACTTTGTAGACGACGGCTCCCTGCCCGGCTGCGCGGTGCTGAAGCTCAGTGACGGCCGAAAAAGGAGCATGTCCCTCTGGGTGGAGTTCATCACGGCCTCCGGCTACTTGTCAGCCCGGAAGATCAGGTCCAGGTTCCAGACCCTGGTGGCCCAGGCTGTGGATAAGTGCAGCTACAGGGATGTGGTGAAGATGGTGGCTGATACCAGCGAGGTGAAGCTGAGGATCAGGGACAGATATATTGTACAGATCACTCCTGCTTTTAAATGCACTGGCATCTGGCCCCGCAGCGCTGCCCACTGGCCCTTACCCCACATCCCATGGCCTGGTCCTAACAGGGTGGCAGAGGTCAAGGCAGAGGGCTTTAACCTGCTCTCCAAGGAGTGCCATACCCTGGCCGGGAAGCAGAGCTCGGCGGAGAGTGACGCCTGGGTGCTGCAGTTTGCAGAAGCGGAAAACAGGCTGCAGCTGGGGGGATGCAGGAAGAAATGCCTATCTGTGCTTAAGACCCTCCGGGACCGACACCTTGAGCTGCCCGGGCAGCCCCTCAATAACTACCACATGAAGACTCTGGTGTCCTATGAGTGCGAGAAGCACCCCAGGGAGTCGGACTGGGACGAGTCGTGCCTGGGGGACCGGCTCAATGGCATCCTGCTGCAGCTCATCTCCTGCCTGCAGTGTCGGCGGTGCCCGCATTACTTCCTGCCCAACCTGGACCTTTTCCAGGGCAAACCCCACTCCGCCCTGGAGAATGCGGCCAAACAGACCTGGAGGCTGGCCCGAGAGATCCTCACCAACCCCAAGAGCCTGGAGAAACTCTGA